The DNA region ataactTTTGCAGCATTTTTGTGTGCGCACAAGGCATTATGATGAAAGTGTATATTCTAGTGATGTGAAGTGGTTTGGTTAAATTAAGAAACTTACCtcaaaatatgaatatttttgagCTTTAGAAAGTTCATGGcatttcagcatctctgaaaacagTCTATTTTTTTATGCGGTATTTCAGGCACAAATAGAgacaagagggttttttttttggtgtgttttacAGTCTGATTTGAAAGGCAAAGAGGTTTGAACATGTTAGACAAATGTCCAAACTTTTGGATGCTACTTTGAGCCTAATCTGAAATTCTAAAATTTGTACACCGTTAGTATATATTTCAGAGCTGGAACCAGCCTTCTCAGGAAAACCCTAAACCACAGGACACAACACCAAAAAAAAGTAGGCACAATAAAGGTCAATTCCCTAGTGGAATGGCTGTTTTCCCATTGTTTTGTCAATAGTGGAGTCATAATAGCTTCTCCAGACAAGGCTAGTGGAAGTTCCAGGGATCTGAAAGTGGACTCAGTGATAATTGAATGGTCTGTCTTCAGCAGACACTTATGATTATGTTTATGAATCACTGGGCAAGCACTCAGTGGAAGAGATCATTACTTTGCCTTTAAAGATGACAGGGGTGGGGCCTACATGGATACTTATTAGGGGATGTTCTTTCTTGTATGTTTGTTGCTAACTGGTTCTGAAGACTCTTTGTTTATTGCTAAACAATTCCACAGGAAATAAATGAGGTAATTAGCCCTCAGAGCCTGTTCTTTTAGACATGGCTCACCATATCTACTATCTGCAGGGTTTCCCACCCTACTTTAAACTTCCACTTTGAGGCAATGGGCTAGATCCTTATCTAGCACAGGTGCAACTCTTGACATCAAAGGATTTACATCAGCTAGGGATCTGGTCCTACATCTGCTCGCAGCtatcattttttccccaaggaCTGAATAGATTTCTGTGTGCAGATGGTCACAGTTGCTTCCTTAAATATCCAAATGGTGTCTCTTTTGACTAGAATTTACTGTTCCCTCTTCTCAAGGGGTTAAGGCTAAGCACTCTATTTCCACAACCCTGCCAACTCCTCTAGGGCTGAAAAAAAATGACTTGGTACTGAGAATTaaacctaggtctcccacatgGCAATACAGATATCTTGAACAGAAAAGGTACTTCACAAGGCAGGAAGTAAATCTGTCATGATTCACTAGCTCCAGTATAATGTATCATTCCATTTAGTTTTCTTTCAAAGGAAACGATTATATAGCCTTAAGgagaaaatagaaatgttttgagaGGTCATTTATATGTCCTCAATATCTGACAAAGAATATGATTTATCATATGACACCATCCAGATCTTGTCATTGTATGAAATATGTGTCCCCCTGAGAGTTATTTTCTATATTGAAAGTCTCTATGGgtgtttagaaaagagacagcttaAATAATTagggctagattttaaaaaatcaagctACAAAAGAATGTGCAAATTTGATGTAGATGTGCAAATCAGGTGATGTGCATGTTAAGGGATACATACACGCATAGTTTCATGTATGCACAATCTCCAGTTTGCATGTTTATATCTAGGGATTTGGGTGCATGAAAAATGAATCAGAGTGTCAGCCTAAAGAGAAGGGGACAAGAAGGCAGCAAAGGGGAGATTCAGAAATATATCCTGTTTAAAGAAATTGAAGTTAATTAACTCAGTCCTATGGTCTTTACTCAGACCAATTTTGTTCCATTCAATTTAGTTTCCTAGATTGCACCCATCACTAACATTAACCTCAATGTGCATTTTTGCATTAGTAAGACGTAAAGGATTCCATTCaaagagaattaaaaacaaataataataatttgaactAAGAACGAAATGGCTGAAAGCTTAATTAGTTTTCACTATTTTTTAGaacagtgcttaaaaaaaaacagcccgTCTAACCacgtttttatatatatatttctctttgTAGGTATTGGTTCGCATTGAAAGATGGCTACCAGGCTGCTTTTAAACAAAACAGCTCAGGAGATAAACTAACTGGGGGCCCTGCCAGTATCATTCATAAACGCGCCATTGATGCAGTGACTGATATTAGTATGCTCAAGGTATTTAAGACTTTCCTGGAGACCTCACCCCAGCTCATTCTTCAGATTTACATCTTGATGGAGCATGACAAGGCTGCCTTCAGTCAGTGTAAGTCTCTCTCATTTGAAAGTTGAATATAGTTAAATCTCCACTAAGAAGGCAATCCCTAGTATTAGGTAACATTTTAAAGTATTCCCTGTCACATCCCAGTACAATTgtatttaacatttaatttaaaacctCCTCTATTAGATTATCTATTTGACTAAACTCTGGGAAAAGTTCGCtacaccgatactgacttggactccttacacattccatgggtggcgtacccgagcccacttatccactgacacttgaaaaactcttgcaccccaatctgggtctatgccggttatacgatatgtatgtatctctttACCCTTGCAACCGATAtgtgtaatccctcataactcaagcctgactcCAGATGTatagtaccttccctcttaacttgtgtctatttaattttaaacattaactttaataaattttttaaatctgtaatagTAATATTTAACAATAACATTGTATTGTGTTTGATAAGTGAAAGCTAATGGATGTAACCAACTGAATCATTTCAGAGTAGTCTATCTTGTTTTCACTTATTGAATAGGTTGGTATCTAAGGTACTTCTATGGCTCCCAttactgagcacctcacagtctttaatatatttcacctcacaacacctctgtgaagtaAGCCAATGCTATTATCCCGATTTTACAGATGgcgaactgaggcacagaaaggctaagtaacttgcccaaggtcacacagaaattAGTGGAGGtgcaaggaattgaacctggatctcacAAGTGCCCTAACaactggaccattcttcctctcagaTATAGAGAATGTTTaagtaaaaatatatgaaattttTCCATAGAACTAACATCTATCCTTGTGTTTTATTTAGATGCTTCCATCATCACATCTTTTAGCAGCATTTCCTGGTCAACTCTTGACTATCAGATATCATTACGAAAATCTGTGCCtgataaaaatcagttttctgggGTGCCTCCTAAGTTAATCTACCTCTTGTATAAACTGTTCACATTGACTTCTTGGATACTGAGTATTGCACTGGTCACCCTATTAAATATCATAAGTAGTATATTTCTGCTAATATTTCTTTGGACCTTGGGCTTCAGCTGGACTTTGAAGCAACACACTACATTCTGCACATCTAAGAGGATGGAATTTTTATACAGGACTGTTGTTGggatcattcttatttttacattttttaatgtcaagggggaaaaaacaaaaatgtatatttCTAGTTATTATGCCATTCATGTGCTTGTAACTTTAggcataatgtgtgtgtgtttgttctggAAGACTTCAGTTACTGAGcaattatattttacatttgtgaGCATCACAATTGTTCTCACTCTGGGGTTAGGTATTATTTGTCTTATTGTTTATAATATGGTTTTCCACCCCACTATTTATTTCAAACAAGAGAGTGCTTCAGATAAAGTTGATGGACTagcaggagaaagagaaaaagaagaaatcagTAGAATAAGAAATTTCATAATGGAATGAATTATGtgaatttttaaatatgtgcAAATCAAAGCAAATACTACCTGGACTGTTAGTTACTCTGTCTTTACTCTTCATATTTGCAATGAGCATTTCAAGTAAAATAATCTTAATGGGAATGATAGTAGTTATCAGCTCTGAATAATTATTGGTTTTGCTGTACTACAAAGCAAAGACTTTATAAAATGAACTAAGCACTTCTGCATATTGGTGTTTTTCCATcacttgcaaaataaataaaatacaaaaatagccCCTGTAAAGGCAAAACAAACAACCGATCCTATCCTCCCACCCAAgcccagttttattttttacacacaGAATGTAGGAGAAATAAAACCAAATCAAGTTATTGTTGATATTGTCTTTGTTTCTGAAATGTACTTCTCTTCAAATCAAGGCTCACATCTCCTTACTTGGCACTGGGAAAGGCCTGAACTTCATCTGAAATAACCAAGGACTGTGATATATTAACTGTATCTGAACACAGGGATCACAGAGGACTGGATTTACCCTCCCAGTGAGAGAGGTACATGTATTCACTAGGAAGGGTAGCTACAAACCCACAGCCCTATCCTGGGAGTTCTACCAGGGAAGAGTAACTTTAATTTGGCCGCAGTGCAGTAGGAGCCTGGCCAGAAAAAGCTTTTGGGGAGATGTGCTCAATCAGTATATTTTACAGATGCTTTGGTAACACACCCTCCTGTTTCACTGCTGTGATCTCATCCTCCCACATACCCTGTGTAAATTTTCAGATGTCAGTAGCTTGCAGACCTGGATTATACCAGCACTAAAGTCTAAATAGCTAATAGCTGAAGGCAGGAATCTCTGATAGGGGAAGAGATATCTCCCTTGAAACTTTTCTCTCACAATGTTTTTTAAGTCTAATTGTTTAAgtgttaggctatgtctacactactaagttatgctactccagcacatgaataatgtagctggagtcgacatagcttagtTCGACTTCCTGCGGTGACTACACCGCACTGGGTTGACGGGAAgtactctcccatcgacttaccttactcctctcattcctgGTGGAGTACCGAAGTTGACCGGAGAGcacttcactagacccgctaaattgacccccaGTGCGTCGATcccacagtagtgtagacatagctaggGAAGGCTAGAGTCCTGGTATACAGCTGCATGGCCTTGTATGACACAGGTTTGCCTTTGCCACTGGAGAAAGGAAGAATAGTTCTTCTAATGTACTGTTGCTATAGGGATCTCTCCAAGAAGTGATGTGAAATcacaaaataatgaatttttCTAGAGAGGTGCTTGCAGATACTacagtgaaaccagacaatcttTCAATATAATTATTTGAAATGCTTAATATATATTGAATAAGGAAAGTAAATGAATAGCCAGAGCCTTTTATTAAATGAAACAGGGAGAAACAACTGAGAGCTGCTGGCTTTTAACTCAGTTACTCGTTCAGTCCTCCTCAGTTCCTCACcccctttcccttctttccttccttgatGAGGACTCACACATCCAGATAATGTCATCATGGAAGCAGGGAAAATGGGGCAGGGAGAAAACTGAGGTTGAGAAAAGAGACTTAGGCGGTAAATAGGTTATAACAGGAAAATGTCTGTTTGACCAGCAAGTGTCCCTTAAACTTTGGGGGAAGGCCTGACATTTTGGTGGCTCTAAATCCGTTAAAGTGCAGCAGGGCTATTTCCTGTGTGTACTGTGTCACGCTGGTTTACTGCAGTGATTACAATAAGCTTTTACTCTATATTACTCattagccctgcagagccaacacacCTAAGAGAGACAGAACTGGATTCTTTCCCTTGTGTTGTCTCATGAACCAAATTGTTTCCTAAGTTCCACTTACAAGGTCAgttatttacatctgtgtaaatccATAGAAGGCCATAGATTTCCAGAAATGTCACTGAGGGCATACTTTGGATTGCAGAATCTTCATTCCTGGTGATATGCGGGAAAGAGAGAGGACAGCAAGTTGAGTTTACAGGGCTGGCAGTCAGAAAAAACATTTCCACCTACTGGCAACTAtagagtagtcccactgaaccTGGGACTTAGCAGGACAATCAATGATACTCAAAGTGAAGTTATGGTCATAAAAAATAACTATGTACAAATGGCCTCCTTATTGCCTCAGTGTATTGAAAGCCATGTCTGCAAAGACAACTTTCCCCTACTTTTATGGCACTACTTTGTTTGCTTTGCAGAGGCAACAAAGTTATGAGAGAGGATGCTAGATTCCATCCTGGTGTATGCACATCATCAAAGCCAAGTTCTGCCTTCATCTAAACCTGACATTGAATAGAGTGACGGAGGCACAGATGTGACCGAGGACTGAATTTAGTCCACAGAATCTTTATTACCAGTGATGATGTATCTGCATCAAGCCGAAAAATTACAGCTTGACTTTTAGATCCCAAGTTGAGTTTACTGTTAGTGTTCTAGGAGAAAAGACACAGCAGAAAGTAAACTctgttctttccttgttcctttcTTTTTCAGTGAGGCTGATCATTTTAATTCCCAATAAGGCATTGTACTCCTCATCTTCCTTCCAGCTTTTGTGCATTGTCTTGCTCTGTGCCACTCTCCAATCACCTTTTCCATCCTctttctttctgtgcctctgaatatccACCTCTTACATTTCAGGTAATTAGGCAGGAAAGGGGTCACTTATAATCACCTTACACAGTACTAATTAGGTGAGGTCTCATTCACCATTTTAACCCCATAAAGTTCTAGTGGGCACAAATTTAGCCCATATCCTAGCATTAGTATTAACTATTGGGAAAAGGTACATGTTTACTGTAAAGCTTACTTTAATCTTGCGTTCCCTGCTGGTGGCAAGCGTGGATTGCCAGAATACTCTTCATCAGAGAAATTTCTGCCTTTTCTAAACTGTAATCAGGAAAGAAGACAAGGTATTAAAGTCTATGCAgtaagtattcacccacgaaagctcacgctccaaaacgtctgttagtctataaggtgccacaggattctctgctgcttatgcaGTAAGTGTGTTCCCAACCTTTCAGATGTGCTGCCTCTCTTGATTTGAGAGTTCCACTATCATAAAGAAACTTGTGAATTCTGAGCCTATTGCTAATGCTTAATCAGAATGAACATAGCTGAGGGCACCCAAAAATGAAGAAATATGCATATGAATGATGCGCACATTTTAAAGAAGCAATGGCCACTTCCAAAAAATCCCCAAAAATTCTCCTAGGGATAAAGTTCAAACAATGTGTTTTCCATCTATCTATTGAATctatcccttcctctctcccttctctgcTGGGCTGCTCTTAAAATTCATTTGTCAGTCGGCTTGTGCATTGTGCCTGACCTTGTCATTTTAATCTAACTGCaaattgaaaacaaatgttttttttctgttaagtATGGCCATGACATCTTGCAACAAGTATTTTAATAAGTTAAATCAAAGATAAACAATTTCTTCCTGTTTTGACTACTGTCAGACCTAGGGAGGAGGGACAGAGTGCCATGAAATTGTTTTAATTACCCTACTGGTATCCAGTGTGACATCTGGTGGCACTGGTGAGCTCACCTGATGTACCACAGATAGCACTGATTTACGAAGCCATAATTGGGTTTCCAATaaacatttgtcaaaataatgtaTTCGTTCAAACCAAAGCCTtctttatttattcatataaaaGAGCACTTAACTTTCAACAAAGAATTGCCTGCCATCAAAAACACTCTATAAACAGAGAAAATTTATGACTGCACAGTACCAGAGGGTGATCACCGTAAGACTAAAGTTAACTTTAACCCTTTGGAGTGCTTCATTCCCTTTCTTGCTTGCTACTGGTACTATATATATTTCTTTCTAAAAGCCCTACGTCTAGACACTAGCCTTTTTATATTCAGACTTTAAAGCAGCAGCTCTCTTTTTCAGCACAAAATCTTACAAGCCCAAAAATGGCAGCAAAAGCAAGATCTCTAGTATTGGTCACGCAGTTTGGGGGCTTGCACAAGCTGGTAGCAGCCATAAGCTTTTCCTATactccccccaaccccttcaCCTTTCATATGGTCTTTTATAACccatttggaaaatctggccttttcaCAGAGTAATGCAGTTTGACTGAACCGTGGCAAATGCATATAGCCACTTATTCATTCATTTTATctattaatttgattttattattcCTGGCAAATTAGTTAGAAGTTATGGATTTCTACTCAGTTGTCAGGACTGTCACAGCAGCGTAAAGCAGTTGGACAGTGCAGTCAATATTTGAATATGACTGCAGAGGGACACTAATGATGGGTCTTCACTAGAAAAAAAAGGTTTGCTCTTACCACATATTAGCTCACATGGTAACTATCACATAagaaaatcctagtgaagacaagccagtttgtagttttcacaagGTTGAGGTAAACTcaaaggggaggggaagcccaGGGTTTACCTTCTCCTGCTCATTCGAGTTAAAATTACagactgccttgtcttcactaggatttgttAGTTACCATATCCTAGCTAACGTGGTAAGAATACACCTTTTTTCCTACAGAAGACAAAGCTTTAGATGAGTAAAGCAGAataagctgagagagagaaaagaggtaAAAGTCACATTTTCTACCCTAGAAATTCTAACTTTATAATTTTGGAAAATCTAAATGCAAGACCTTCACTTTTAGTATTATTGgcttttattgattttatttatttacatagtaCCAACAGCATGCTGGACACCAAACAAGTGAGTAGGAAAACAGCAAATACGTAAGGGATCAAACTGAGATGcaaccaaaaaatgaaaaaaaaacaacaactaaatGATTTTATGGTGAAGTTTAGCATGTGTCTTGTTTCTTCAGAAGTTTTAAATTATGATAATTTGTCTGTCTTGCTAACACTCAGAGGAGGGCTAGGGTTTACAGGCTTCCTGGAAAAATATGTTACAGGATTTTGTTCTGCAGGGAGTTGAGCAACCCTTGAGAACCAAGTGCTGAGTGACTTCAAGTCCCATTGCCTCTTCAAAGAACTGGGCACTCATGAAGGTCTTGATGGAGGAGAGGGTGGAGACAAAGTGGGCTAGGTCAGGGCAGGATTACTAAGTGTAGAGGGGCATGCATGTAGAAGAAGGTATGGAGATGAAAAGCGGAGAGGGATATGAATGGGACAATATGGGTGGCTGTCTTACCATCTTGTTCTACAAGCACAGGTAACACGCTATATGAAGCCAAAACTCACTCACTTCTCGTTGTTTAGCTTTATTAACAAAGGAATTACAGTAAGATGATGTTAAGCTCCAAACTTTTCTGGGCTTGGCTGCTGTTAGAGTTTCTTCATCAGGACTGTTCTCAGGCCATACCCTAGAACCTCTTTCTCTGGACAGCCACTCATTCCCTCCTGATATTCAGATTCAGGCATGAGTCATATGCCTCAGTCAGCATAACCCATTTCATCTTTCTCCGGCAGGATCAATATTTGCTGCCAGAGTGGAATATTTCAGGCAAACGCTGCTAGCCTTTTACAGGAGTTAGTCATGCTGTTTGGGTTGTAAAAAGAGTGAGGAGTGacaaaagggaaacaagaaaggaTACTTTTCAACCTGGAAAATAGCATCCAACAATGGCCATGATGAGATGCAAGAGACTTATGTACTGTAGATCTCTTCTGGGCCAAGGTACTGAGCCTTGAAGTCAATCCCAAAGTCAGAGCTGCAGGGTTATAAAATTTAGCATTGCATAAAATAATCCATACCAAATTTATTTTGCCCATACAGGTGGGCATAGAACAATGGCTGATATAGCTCTCCTTTGCTTTGTTACCATCACTAACATGGCAGAATTTTCATGGTctttaattttgggtgcccaactttagaAGCTCagtacctgatttttcagaggtgctgagatcCTGTGGTTCTGATTGTTTTGGAGATGTGAggactcagcatttctgaaaatcagctcccaggGGTAtacagttaggtgcctaaaatcaGAGGCTGCTTTTGAAACTTTGTCCTATTAGATTTCTAGAGAGGCGGTGCAAAGAGGTATCATTATTTATTGAGCCTTGTCAGTGCGTTTGGCACTTTTTCTTCTTAGCATTTTATAGCAGCCATCGCTAGCTCTGCAGACCCATATGCCCATGCAgaatcctactgatttcagtgctccATGAGCAAAGCAGTCTGCCTGCATGAAGCAGCTTGCGGGACTGGGGCCTAGGTGCTTGTATAGAGGAAGCTATGGTTCCTGCACTAATCAGCTTACCGTCGAAAACAGCCCAACATCAGTGCATACATGTAACAGACAAGTTGGCCTGTAGAGGTGCCAGTTCAAAAATGAAGGGTTagaatattattattatggttATTTATGTTAATAAGAATTATTTCTTAAGTGAGATTTCTTTCTATGTTGGATAATTGCAGAAGAAACATTTTGAGTAAGGAATTGGATGAAGAGAGTGTGGGTGATTGgtacagaggaag from Chelonoidis abingdonii isolate Lonesome George chromosome 2, CheloAbing_2.0, whole genome shotgun sequence includes:
- the XKR9 gene encoding XK-related protein 9, which codes for MTFTKLNFTMSVLGIVIYVADIAADIWVTSNYFCEGQYSLGILTLVFRLLSSIIVQIFSYEWFKDDCGSPDPVKLNWIFLLHFLHGGIFTRYWFALKDGYQAAFKQNSSGDKLTGGPASIIHKRAIDAVTDISMLKVFKTFLETSPQLILQIYILMEHDKAAFSQYASIITSFSSISWSTLDYQISLRKSVPDKNQFSGVPPKLIYLLYKLFTLTSWILSIALVTLLNIISSIFLLIFLWTLGFSWTLKQHTTFCTSKRMEFLYRTVVGIILIFTFFNVKGEKTKMYISSYYAIHVLVTLGIMCVCLFWKTSVTEQLYFTFVSITIVLTLGLGIICLIVYNMVFHPTIYFKQESASDKVDGLAGEREKEEISRIRNFIME